A region from the Coffea eugenioides isolate CCC68of chromosome 9, Ceug_1.0, whole genome shotgun sequence genome encodes:
- the LOC113782969 gene encoding BAG family molecular chaperone regulator 2-like: MRPGGMLVQKRSENCSDFAAMVPRFRVRVVFGAMRYEISISSQATFGELKKLLTADSGLQPGEQRLIYRGKERQNGDYLDRCGVKDHSKVILMEDPEFRERRLIEMRRNAKIQAAHRLIDDVLMEVDKLAEQVCAIEKSITRGNKVPELQITTLIEMLMRQAVKLDIISAEGDACEKKSLQGKRVEKCVETLDVLKLSNARIKPVIVTTNWETFDPPQAIAKWELFD, translated from the exons ATGAGACCAGGTGGGATGCTGGTGCAGAAAAGAAGTGAGAATTGTTCAGATTTTGCAGCCATGGTTCCACGTTTTCGCGTTAGAGTGGTTTTTGGCGCAATGCGCTATGAGATCTCTATCAGCTCTCAAGCAACATTTG GAGAATTGAAGAAGCTCCTTACAGCAGACAGTGGGTTACAACCTGGCGAACAAAGGCTAATATACAGAGGAAAAGAGAGACAAAATGGAGACTATTTGGACAGATGCGGAGTCAAAGACCACTCAAAAGTCATACTAATGGAGGATCCAGAATTTAGAGAGAGGAGGTTGATTGAGATGCGTAGGAATGCGAAGATCCAGGCCGCTCATCGCTTGATTGATGACGTACTCATGGAGGTTGATAAGCTGGCGGAACAG GTTTGTGCAATAGAAAAATCAATTACACGTGGGAATAAGGTACCAGAATTACAGATCACTACACTTATTGAGATGTTAATGAGACAAGCTGTCAAGCTTGATATTATTTCTGCAGAAGGAGATGCATGTGAGAAGAAATCTTTGCAG GGAAAGAGAGTGGAGAAGTGTGTTGAAACACTTGATGTGCTCAAGCTCTCGAATGCAAGGATAAAACCTGTTATCGTAACAACCAATTGGGAGACATTTGATCCTCCTCAAGCAATAGCCAAATGGGAACTATTTGATTGA